From one Culex quinquefasciatus strain JHB chromosome 3, VPISU_Cqui_1.0_pri_paternal, whole genome shotgun sequence genomic stretch:
- the LOC6049539 gene encoding SWI/SNF complex subunit SMARCC2 isoform X3, with product MVTLGPKKDGGPNAEFFNAPESLQGFETVRQWLQKNFKKYLAPDPPTKESLAQLIVQFVQYQETKLGKSSQDPPTTRLPMRCFMDFKPGGALCHILATMYRYKAEQRWRKFDFTVNKNPMRKDPIIQMLLDMETALIEAECMRLPIVYIRPEVDKQTANRITDIVTNHQGEMTPDEEEATHIIYPAVDPLPEDYARPTFRRDKHVMIHWYYFPESFDTWVPNTFDLPDNVPDCPLSPGDRWRVSASWVTDLEEYNEWMAEEDYEVDEAGRKKVHKHRLSVDDLMSAGDEKVKKPGKLTHQKRKRSPSPQAKGGKRKSGRSPAVFQKKPRADDEESEDLTKDMDDPPAETNLTEVKASSSNSASGPATPQPPKRDPEMMPLKYATMTDLDDDIDRANADRAGDDSQAGKTSDNSNTQEFPHKGDLEDNVTEQTHHIVVPSYSAWFDYNSIHVVEKRALPEFFNGKNKSKTPEIFLAYRNFMIDTYRLNPTEYLTSTACRRNLAGDVCAIMRVHAFLEQWGLINYQIDADSRPTPMGPPPTSHFHVLSDTPSGLQPLNPPKTAQPSAAKTLLDLDKKTDKKEDAPAGSADAIKSEPGAPALPGSDPSGQFGLRLDQYAKKPSAMRNKTAASMSRDWTEQETLLLLEGLEMYKDDWNKVCEHVGSRTQDECILHFLRLPIEDPYLEDDNTYLGPLSYQPIPFSKAGNPIMSTVAFLASVVDPRIAASAAKAAMEEFAAIKDEVPASMMDAHLKNVEKSSFGGKFDPYAGLTTSGIAGTGTDKDKEEEEGKTAGGATTQAGSSGATPATPGGDVEMKDVTKKEDAGSDPTKPAEAGADPAAASGDKTKDKDAESTAVVAVAKENGDPKVFNEGNLQSAAAAALAAAAVKAKHLAAVEERKIKSLVALLVETQMKKLEIKLRHFEELETTMEREREGLEYQRQQLIQERQQFHLEQLKAAEFRARQQAHQRFQMEQGQWQQPPPMGVGPGVPPPPGGIPAAQQQQPQGPPGQGPMPTPGTNPQQQPPVPSTGGHPGPVPPNISAPAQQPQLQPPSSNGVISAPPTSMPVDAGTTPPNSVMPPTAAPAQPGIPPAVLQQQQPPQSQQLAAAQPAPAAAQAAPGGVPPSSVGGPPGPMPPQAPSS from the exons ATGGTCACGCTAGGCCCCAAAAAGGATGGCGGACCGAACGCCGAGTTCTTCAACGCGCCCGAATCGCTGCAGGGGTTTGAAACGGTGCGCCAGTGGCTGCAGAAAAACTTCAAGAAG TACTTGGCGCCGGATCCGCCCACCAAGGAGTCGCTGGCCCAGCTGATCGTGCAGTTTGTGCAGTACCAGGAGACCAAGCTGGGCAAAAGTTCGCAGGATCCGCCGACGACCCGGCTGCCG aTGCGATGCTTCATGGACTTTAAGCCGGGCGGTGCGCTGTGCCACATTCTGGCCACCATGTACCGGTACAAGGCGGAGCAGCGCTGGCGCAAGTTTGACTTTACCGTCAACAAG AACCCGATGCGCAAGGACCCCATCATCCAGATGCTGTTGGACATGGAGACGGCTCTGATCGAGGCCGAGTGCATGCGGCTGCCGATTGTGTACATCCGGCCGGAGGTGGACAAGCAGACGGCGAACCGCATCACGGACATTGTGACGAACCACCAGGGCGAGATGACTCCGGATGAGGAGGAGGCGACGCACATCATCTACCCGGCGGTCGATCCGTTGCCGGAGGATTACGCTAGGCCTACGTTCCGTCGGGACAAGCACGTAATGATCCACTGGTATTACTTCCCGGAGTCGTTCGATACGTGGGTTCCGAACACGTTCGATCTGCCGGACAACGTTCCGGATTGTCCGCTGTCGCCGGGGGATCGTTGGCGCGTGTCGGCTTCCTGGGTCACCGACCTAGAAGAGTACAACGAGTGGATGGCCGAGGAGGATTACGAAGTGGACGAAGCCGGTCGCAAGAAGGTCCACAAGCATCGGCTCAGCGTTGACGATTTGATGTCCGCCGGGGACGAGAAGGTCAAGAAACCGGGCAAGTTGACTCACCAGAAGCGCAAACGTTCGCCGTCGCCCCAAGCCAAGGGTGGAAAGCGCAAGAGTGGCCGTTCGCCGGCCGTTTTCCAGAAGAAGCCACGCGCCGACGACGAGGAATCGGAAGATTTGACGAAAGACATGGACGATCCCCCAGCGGAAACCAACCTGACCGAGGTGAAGGCCAGCTCGAGCAACTCGGCGTCCGGCCCGGCAACTCCGCAGCCGCCCAAGCGAGACCCGGAGATGATGCCGTTGAAGTACGCCACCATGACCGATCTGGACGACGACATCGATCGAGCCAACGCGGATCGTGCCGGAGATGACAGCCAGGCTGGCAAAACCAGCGACAACAGCAACACGCAGGAATTCCCCCACAAGGGCGACCTCGAGGACAACGTTACCGAACAAACCCATCACATTGTCGTCCCATCTTATTCGGCATGGTTCGATTACAACTCGATCCACGTCGTCGAGAAGCGCGCCCTGCCCGAGTTCTTCAACGGCAAAAACAAATCCAAAACCCCGGAGATTTTCCTCGCTTATCGCAACTTCATGATCGACACCTACCGGCTGAACCCAACCGAGTACTTGACGAGCACCGCTTGCCGGCGCAATCTGGCCGGTGACGTGTGTGCGATCATGCGCGTCCACGCCTTCCTCGAGCAGTGGGGCCTCATCAACTACCAGATCGATGCCGACTCGCGCCCAACCCCGATGGGACCTCCCCCGACCTCGCACTTCCACGTGCTGAGCGACACCCCGTCGGGCCTCCAACCGCTAAACCCACCCAAAACGGCCCAACCCTCGGCCGCCAAAACCCTCCTCGACCTGGACAAAAAAACCGACAAAAAAGAGGACGCACCCGCTGGCTCCGCCGACGCAATCAAATCCGAACCCGGCGCACCCGCCCTCCCCGGTTCCGACCCCAGCGGCCAGTTTGGCCTCCGTCTCGACCAATACGCCAAGAAACCATCCGCGATGCGCAACAAAACCGCCGCCAGCATGTCCCGCGACTGGACCGAACAGGAAACGCTCCTCCTGCTCGAAGGCCTCGAGATGTACAAGGACGACTGGAACAAGGTCTGCGAACACGTCGGATCGCGCACCCAGGACGAGTGCATCCTGCACTTCCTCCGTCTTCCGATCGAGGATCCCTACCTGGAAGACGACAACACCTACCTCGGTCCGCTCTCCTACCAACCCATCCCGTTCAGCAAAGCCGGAAACCCCATCATGTCCACCGTGGCCTTCCTCGCTTCGGTCGTCGACCCGCGCATCGCTGCAAGTGCGGCCAAAGCAGCCATGGAAGAGTTTGCTGCCATCAAGGACGAAGTGCCCGCCTCGATGATGGACGCGCACCTGAAGAACGTGGAAAAGTCCAGCTTCGGTGGAAAGTTTGACCCGTACGCGGGGCTGACGACCAGCGGAATCGCCGGCACCGGCACCGACAAGGACAAGGAGGAAGAGGAGGGAAAGACGGCAGGAGGAGCGACGACGCAGGCGGGATCATCGGGGGCCACCCCGGCGACGCCCGGTGGCGATGTGGAGATGAAGGATGTCACCAAGAAGGAGGACG CAGGAAGTGACCCGACCAAGCCGGCCGAAGCAGGTGCGGACCCCGCCGCTGCCTCCGGAGACAAGACCAAGGACAAGGACGCAGAGTCAACTGCGGTGGTCGCTGTCGCCAAGGAGAACGGCGACCCGAAGGTGTTCAACGAGGGAAATCTGCagtcggctgctgctgctgccctgGCCGCGGCCGCCGTCAAGGCGAAACACCTGGCCGCCGTTGAGGAGCGCAAAATCAAGAGTCTGGTCGCGCTGCTCGTTGAAACGCAGATGAAAAAGTTGGAGATCAAGTTGCGCCACTTTGAGGAGCTCGAAACGACGATGGAACGCGAACGGGAAGGTCTGGAGTACCAGCGGCAGCAGCTGATTCAGGAGCGGCAACAGTTCCACCTGGAACAGCTGAAGGCGGCCGAGTTCCGGGCTCGCCAGCAAGCCCACCAGCGATTCCAGATGGAACAAGGCCAGTGGCAGCAGCCGCCACCGATGGGCGTTGGTCCGGGTGTGCCTCCTCCGCCAGGTGGCATTCCGGCCGCACAACAGCAGCAACCCCAAGGACCACCGGGACAGGGTCCAATGCCGACCCCCGGAACTA ACCCTCAGCAGCAGCCACCAGTGCCGTCTACCGGTGGACACCCTGGACCGGTTCCACCGAACATCTCGGCACCAGCCCAGCAGCCGCAACTGCAGCCACCCAGCAGCAACGGAGTTATCTCTGCTCCTCCTACTTCGATGCCTGTCGACGCTGGTACTACGCCGCCAAATAGCGTTATGCCCCCGACGGCAGCCCCGGCCCAACCTGGAATACCCCCGGCGGTgctacagcagcagcagcctccCCAGTCCCAGCAGCTAGCAGCGGCACaaccagcaccagcagcagcacaggCCGCTCCCGGAGGCGTTCCACCGTCCAGCGTCGGGGGACCACCCGGGCCTATGCCGCCGCAGGCACCTTCTTCGTAA
- the LOC6049539 gene encoding SWI/SNF complex subunit SMARCC2 isoform X2, with amino-acid sequence MVTLGPKKDGGPNAEFFNAPESLQGFETVRQWLQKNFKKYLAPDPPTKESLAQLIVQFVQYQETKLGKSSQDPPTTRLPMRCFMDFKPGGALCHILATMYRYKAEQRWRKFDFTVNKDPIIQMLLDMETALIEAECMRLPIVYIRPEVDKQTANRITDIVTNHQGEMTPDEEEATHIIYPAVDPLPEDYARPTFRRDKHVMIHWYYFPESFDTWVPNTFDLPDNVPDCPLSPGDRWRVSASWVTDLEEYNEWMAEEDYEVDEAGRKKVHKHRLSVDDLMSAGDEKVKKPGKLTHQKRKRSPSPQAKGGKRKSGRSPAVFQKKPRADDEESEDLTKDMDDPPAETNLTEVKASSSNSASGPATPQPPKRDPEMMPLKYATMTDLDDDIDRANADRAGDDSQAGKTSDNSNTQEFPHKGDLEDNVTEQTHHIVVPSYSAWFDYNSIHVVEKRALPEFFNGKNKSKTPEIFLAYRNFMIDTYRLNPTEYLTSTACRRNLAGDVCAIMRVHAFLEQWGLINYQIDADSRPTPMGPPPTSHFHVLSDTPSGLQPLNPPKTAQPSAAKTLLDLDKKTDKKEDAPAGSADAIKSEPGAPALPGSDPSGQFGLRLDQYAKKPSAMRNKTAASMSRDWTEQETLLLLEGLEMYKDDWNKVCEHVGSRTQDECILHFLRLPIEDPYLEDDNTYLGPLSYQPIPFSKAGNPIMSTVAFLASVVDPRIAASAAKAAMEEFAAIKDEVPASMMDAHLKNVEKSSFGGKFDPYAGLTTSGIAGTGTDKDKEEEEGKTAGGATTQAGSSGATPATPGGDVEMKDVTKKEDEKDKPTEKSSSSSEEGTKSSDSDAAAGSDPTKPAEAGADPAAASGDKTKDKDAESTAVVAVAKENGDPKVFNEGNLQSAAAAALAAAAVKAKHLAAVEERKIKSLVALLVETQMKKLEIKLRHFEELETTMEREREGLEYQRQQLIQERQQFHLEQLKAAEFRARQQAHQRFQMEQGQWQQPPPMGVGPGVPPPPGGIPAAQQQQPQGPPGQGPMPTPGTNPQQQPPVPSTGGHPGPVPPNISAPAQQPQLQPPSSNGVISAPPTSMPVDAGTTPPNSVMPPTAAPAQPGIPPAVLQQQQPPQSQQLAAAQPAPAAAQAAPGGVPPSSVGGPPGPMPPQAPSS; translated from the exons ATGGTCACGCTAGGCCCCAAAAAGGATGGCGGACCGAACGCCGAGTTCTTCAACGCGCCCGAATCGCTGCAGGGGTTTGAAACGGTGCGCCAGTGGCTGCAGAAAAACTTCAAGAAG TACTTGGCGCCGGATCCGCCCACCAAGGAGTCGCTGGCCCAGCTGATCGTGCAGTTTGTGCAGTACCAGGAGACCAAGCTGGGCAAAAGTTCGCAGGATCCGCCGACGACCCGGCTGCCG aTGCGATGCTTCATGGACTTTAAGCCGGGCGGTGCGCTGTGCCACATTCTGGCCACCATGTACCGGTACAAGGCGGAGCAGCGCTGGCGCAAGTTTGACTTTACCGTCAACAAG GACCCCATCATCCAGATGCTGTTGGACATGGAGACGGCTCTGATCGAGGCCGAGTGCATGCGGCTGCCGATTGTGTACATCCGGCCGGAGGTGGACAAGCAGACGGCGAACCGCATCACGGACATTGTGACGAACCACCAGGGCGAGATGACTCCGGATGAGGAGGAGGCGACGCACATCATCTACCCGGCGGTCGATCCGTTGCCGGAGGATTACGCTAGGCCTACGTTCCGTCGGGACAAGCACGTAATGATCCACTGGTATTACTTCCCGGAGTCGTTCGATACGTGGGTTCCGAACACGTTCGATCTGCCGGACAACGTTCCGGATTGTCCGCTGTCGCCGGGGGATCGTTGGCGCGTGTCGGCTTCCTGGGTCACCGACCTAGAAGAGTACAACGAGTGGATGGCCGAGGAGGATTACGAAGTGGACGAAGCCGGTCGCAAGAAGGTCCACAAGCATCGGCTCAGCGTTGACGATTTGATGTCCGCCGGGGACGAGAAGGTCAAGAAACCGGGCAAGTTGACTCACCAGAAGCGCAAACGTTCGCCGTCGCCCCAAGCCAAGGGTGGAAAGCGCAAGAGTGGCCGTTCGCCGGCCGTTTTCCAGAAGAAGCCACGCGCCGACGACGAGGAATCGGAAGATTTGACGAAAGACATGGACGATCCCCCAGCGGAAACCAACCTGACCGAGGTGAAGGCCAGCTCGAGCAACTCGGCGTCCGGCCCGGCAACTCCGCAGCCGCCCAAGCGAGACCCGGAGATGATGCCGTTGAAGTACGCCACCATGACCGATCTGGACGACGACATCGATCGAGCCAACGCGGATCGTGCCGGAGATGACAGCCAGGCTGGCAAAACCAGCGACAACAGCAACACGCAGGAATTCCCCCACAAGGGCGACCTCGAGGACAACGTTACCGAACAAACCCATCACATTGTCGTCCCATCTTATTCGGCATGGTTCGATTACAACTCGATCCACGTCGTCGAGAAGCGCGCCCTGCCCGAGTTCTTCAACGGCAAAAACAAATCCAAAACCCCGGAGATTTTCCTCGCTTATCGCAACTTCATGATCGACACCTACCGGCTGAACCCAACCGAGTACTTGACGAGCACCGCTTGCCGGCGCAATCTGGCCGGTGACGTGTGTGCGATCATGCGCGTCCACGCCTTCCTCGAGCAGTGGGGCCTCATCAACTACCAGATCGATGCCGACTCGCGCCCAACCCCGATGGGACCTCCCCCGACCTCGCACTTCCACGTGCTGAGCGACACCCCGTCGGGCCTCCAACCGCTAAACCCACCCAAAACGGCCCAACCCTCGGCCGCCAAAACCCTCCTCGACCTGGACAAAAAAACCGACAAAAAAGAGGACGCACCCGCTGGCTCCGCCGACGCAATCAAATCCGAACCCGGCGCACCCGCCCTCCCCGGTTCCGACCCCAGCGGCCAGTTTGGCCTCCGTCTCGACCAATACGCCAAGAAACCATCCGCGATGCGCAACAAAACCGCCGCCAGCATGTCCCGCGACTGGACCGAACAGGAAACGCTCCTCCTGCTCGAAGGCCTCGAGATGTACAAGGACGACTGGAACAAGGTCTGCGAACACGTCGGATCGCGCACCCAGGACGAGTGCATCCTGCACTTCCTCCGTCTTCCGATCGAGGATCCCTACCTGGAAGACGACAACACCTACCTCGGTCCGCTCTCCTACCAACCCATCCCGTTCAGCAAAGCCGGAAACCCCATCATGTCCACCGTGGCCTTCCTCGCTTCGGTCGTCGACCCGCGCATCGCTGCAAGTGCGGCCAAAGCAGCCATGGAAGAGTTTGCTGCCATCAAGGACGAAGTGCCCGCCTCGATGATGGACGCGCACCTGAAGAACGTGGAAAAGTCCAGCTTCGGTGGAAAGTTTGACCCGTACGCGGGGCTGACGACCAGCGGAATCGCCGGCACCGGCACCGACAAGGACAAGGAGGAAGAGGAGGGAAAGACGGCAGGAGGAGCGACGACGCAGGCGGGATCATCGGGGGCCACCCCGGCGACGCCCGGTGGCGATGTGGAGATGAAGGATGTCACCAAGAAGGAGGACG AAAAAGACAAACCGACCGagaagtcgtcgtcgtcctcggaAGAGGGTACTAAATCTTCTGATTCTGATGCCGCAGCAGGAAGTGACCCGACCAAGCCGGCCGAAGCAGGTGCGGACCCCGCCGCTGCCTCCGGAGACAAGACCAAGGACAAGGACGCAGAGTCAACTGCGGTGGTCGCTGTCGCCAAGGAGAACGGCGACCCGAAGGTGTTCAACGAGGGAAATCTGCagtcggctgctgctgctgccctgGCCGCGGCCGCCGTCAAGGCGAAACACCTGGCCGCCGTTGAGGAGCGCAAAATCAAGAGTCTGGTCGCGCTGCTCGTTGAAACGCAGATGAAAAAGTTGGAGATCAAGTTGCGCCACTTTGAGGAGCTCGAAACGACGATGGAACGCGAACGGGAAGGTCTGGAGTACCAGCGGCAGCAGCTGATTCAGGAGCGGCAACAGTTCCACCTGGAACAGCTGAAGGCGGCCGAGTTCCGGGCTCGCCAGCAAGCCCACCAGCGATTCCAGATGGAACAAGGCCAGTGGCAGCAGCCGCCACCGATGGGCGTTGGTCCGGGTGTGCCTCCTCCGCCAGGTGGCATTCCGGCCGCACAACAGCAGCAACCCCAAGGACCACCGGGACAGGGTCCAATGCCGACCCCCGGAACTA ACCCTCAGCAGCAGCCACCAGTGCCGTCTACCGGTGGACACCCTGGACCGGTTCCACCGAACATCTCGGCACCAGCCCAGCAGCCGCAACTGCAGCCACCCAGCAGCAACGGAGTTATCTCTGCTCCTCCTACTTCGATGCCTGTCGACGCTGGTACTACGCCGCCAAATAGCGTTATGCCCCCGACGGCAGCCCCGGCCCAACCTGGAATACCCCCGGCGGTgctacagcagcagcagcctccCCAGTCCCAGCAGCTAGCAGCGGCACaaccagcaccagcagcagcacaggCCGCTCCCGGAGGCGTTCCACCGTCCAGCGTCGGGGGACCACCCGGGCCTATGCCGCCGCAGGCACCTTCTTCGTAA
- the LOC6049539 gene encoding SWI/SNF complex subunit SMARCC2 isoform X1 produces MVTLGPKKDGGPNAEFFNAPESLQGFETVRQWLQKNFKKYLAPDPPTKESLAQLIVQFVQYQETKLGKSSQDPPTTRLPMRCFMDFKPGGALCHILATMYRYKAEQRWRKFDFTVNKNPMRKDPIIQMLLDMETALIEAECMRLPIVYIRPEVDKQTANRITDIVTNHQGEMTPDEEEATHIIYPAVDPLPEDYARPTFRRDKHVMIHWYYFPESFDTWVPNTFDLPDNVPDCPLSPGDRWRVSASWVTDLEEYNEWMAEEDYEVDEAGRKKVHKHRLSVDDLMSAGDEKVKKPGKLTHQKRKRSPSPQAKGGKRKSGRSPAVFQKKPRADDEESEDLTKDMDDPPAETNLTEVKASSSNSASGPATPQPPKRDPEMMPLKYATMTDLDDDIDRANADRAGDDSQAGKTSDNSNTQEFPHKGDLEDNVTEQTHHIVVPSYSAWFDYNSIHVVEKRALPEFFNGKNKSKTPEIFLAYRNFMIDTYRLNPTEYLTSTACRRNLAGDVCAIMRVHAFLEQWGLINYQIDADSRPTPMGPPPTSHFHVLSDTPSGLQPLNPPKTAQPSAAKTLLDLDKKTDKKEDAPAGSADAIKSEPGAPALPGSDPSGQFGLRLDQYAKKPSAMRNKTAASMSRDWTEQETLLLLEGLEMYKDDWNKVCEHVGSRTQDECILHFLRLPIEDPYLEDDNTYLGPLSYQPIPFSKAGNPIMSTVAFLASVVDPRIAASAAKAAMEEFAAIKDEVPASMMDAHLKNVEKSSFGGKFDPYAGLTTSGIAGTGTDKDKEEEEGKTAGGATTQAGSSGATPATPGGDVEMKDVTKKEDEKDKPTEKSSSSSEEGTKSSDSDAAAGSDPTKPAEAGADPAAASGDKTKDKDAESTAVVAVAKENGDPKVFNEGNLQSAAAAALAAAAVKAKHLAAVEERKIKSLVALLVETQMKKLEIKLRHFEELETTMEREREGLEYQRQQLIQERQQFHLEQLKAAEFRARQQAHQRFQMEQGQWQQPPPMGVGPGVPPPPGGIPAAQQQQPQGPPGQGPMPTPGTNPQQQPPVPSTGGHPGPVPPNISAPAQQPQLQPPSSNGVISAPPTSMPVDAGTTPPNSVMPPTAAPAQPGIPPAVLQQQQPPQSQQLAAAQPAPAAAQAAPGGVPPSSVGGPPGPMPPQAPSS; encoded by the exons ATGGTCACGCTAGGCCCCAAAAAGGATGGCGGACCGAACGCCGAGTTCTTCAACGCGCCCGAATCGCTGCAGGGGTTTGAAACGGTGCGCCAGTGGCTGCAGAAAAACTTCAAGAAG TACTTGGCGCCGGATCCGCCCACCAAGGAGTCGCTGGCCCAGCTGATCGTGCAGTTTGTGCAGTACCAGGAGACCAAGCTGGGCAAAAGTTCGCAGGATCCGCCGACGACCCGGCTGCCG aTGCGATGCTTCATGGACTTTAAGCCGGGCGGTGCGCTGTGCCACATTCTGGCCACCATGTACCGGTACAAGGCGGAGCAGCGCTGGCGCAAGTTTGACTTTACCGTCAACAAG AACCCGATGCGCAAGGACCCCATCATCCAGATGCTGTTGGACATGGAGACGGCTCTGATCGAGGCCGAGTGCATGCGGCTGCCGATTGTGTACATCCGGCCGGAGGTGGACAAGCAGACGGCGAACCGCATCACGGACATTGTGACGAACCACCAGGGCGAGATGACTCCGGATGAGGAGGAGGCGACGCACATCATCTACCCGGCGGTCGATCCGTTGCCGGAGGATTACGCTAGGCCTACGTTCCGTCGGGACAAGCACGTAATGATCCACTGGTATTACTTCCCGGAGTCGTTCGATACGTGGGTTCCGAACACGTTCGATCTGCCGGACAACGTTCCGGATTGTCCGCTGTCGCCGGGGGATCGTTGGCGCGTGTCGGCTTCCTGGGTCACCGACCTAGAAGAGTACAACGAGTGGATGGCCGAGGAGGATTACGAAGTGGACGAAGCCGGTCGCAAGAAGGTCCACAAGCATCGGCTCAGCGTTGACGATTTGATGTCCGCCGGGGACGAGAAGGTCAAGAAACCGGGCAAGTTGACTCACCAGAAGCGCAAACGTTCGCCGTCGCCCCAAGCCAAGGGTGGAAAGCGCAAGAGTGGCCGTTCGCCGGCCGTTTTCCAGAAGAAGCCACGCGCCGACGACGAGGAATCGGAAGATTTGACGAAAGACATGGACGATCCCCCAGCGGAAACCAACCTGACCGAGGTGAAGGCCAGCTCGAGCAACTCGGCGTCCGGCCCGGCAACTCCGCAGCCGCCCAAGCGAGACCCGGAGATGATGCCGTTGAAGTACGCCACCATGACCGATCTGGACGACGACATCGATCGAGCCAACGCGGATCGTGCCGGAGATGACAGCCAGGCTGGCAAAACCAGCGACAACAGCAACACGCAGGAATTCCCCCACAAGGGCGACCTCGAGGACAACGTTACCGAACAAACCCATCACATTGTCGTCCCATCTTATTCGGCATGGTTCGATTACAACTCGATCCACGTCGTCGAGAAGCGCGCCCTGCCCGAGTTCTTCAACGGCAAAAACAAATCCAAAACCCCGGAGATTTTCCTCGCTTATCGCAACTTCATGATCGACACCTACCGGCTGAACCCAACCGAGTACTTGACGAGCACCGCTTGCCGGCGCAATCTGGCCGGTGACGTGTGTGCGATCATGCGCGTCCACGCCTTCCTCGAGCAGTGGGGCCTCATCAACTACCAGATCGATGCCGACTCGCGCCCAACCCCGATGGGACCTCCCCCGACCTCGCACTTCCACGTGCTGAGCGACACCCCGTCGGGCCTCCAACCGCTAAACCCACCCAAAACGGCCCAACCCTCGGCCGCCAAAACCCTCCTCGACCTGGACAAAAAAACCGACAAAAAAGAGGACGCACCCGCTGGCTCCGCCGACGCAATCAAATCCGAACCCGGCGCACCCGCCCTCCCCGGTTCCGACCCCAGCGGCCAGTTTGGCCTCCGTCTCGACCAATACGCCAAGAAACCATCCGCGATGCGCAACAAAACCGCCGCCAGCATGTCCCGCGACTGGACCGAACAGGAAACGCTCCTCCTGCTCGAAGGCCTCGAGATGTACAAGGACGACTGGAACAAGGTCTGCGAACACGTCGGATCGCGCACCCAGGACGAGTGCATCCTGCACTTCCTCCGTCTTCCGATCGAGGATCCCTACCTGGAAGACGACAACACCTACCTCGGTCCGCTCTCCTACCAACCCATCCCGTTCAGCAAAGCCGGAAACCCCATCATGTCCACCGTGGCCTTCCTCGCTTCGGTCGTCGACCCGCGCATCGCTGCAAGTGCGGCCAAAGCAGCCATGGAAGAGTTTGCTGCCATCAAGGACGAAGTGCCCGCCTCGATGATGGACGCGCACCTGAAGAACGTGGAAAAGTCCAGCTTCGGTGGAAAGTTTGACCCGTACGCGGGGCTGACGACCAGCGGAATCGCCGGCACCGGCACCGACAAGGACAAGGAGGAAGAGGAGGGAAAGACGGCAGGAGGAGCGACGACGCAGGCGGGATCATCGGGGGCCACCCCGGCGACGCCCGGTGGCGATGTGGAGATGAAGGATGTCACCAAGAAGGAGGACG AAAAAGACAAACCGACCGagaagtcgtcgtcgtcctcggaAGAGGGTACTAAATCTTCTGATTCTGATGCCGCAGCAGGAAGTGACCCGACCAAGCCGGCCGAAGCAGGTGCGGACCCCGCCGCTGCCTCCGGAGACAAGACCAAGGACAAGGACGCAGAGTCAACTGCGGTGGTCGCTGTCGCCAAGGAGAACGGCGACCCGAAGGTGTTCAACGAGGGAAATCTGCagtcggctgctgctgctgccctgGCCGCGGCCGCCGTCAAGGCGAAACACCTGGCCGCCGTTGAGGAGCGCAAAATCAAGAGTCTGGTCGCGCTGCTCGTTGAAACGCAGATGAAAAAGTTGGAGATCAAGTTGCGCCACTTTGAGGAGCTCGAAACGACGATGGAACGCGAACGGGAAGGTCTGGAGTACCAGCGGCAGCAGCTGATTCAGGAGCGGCAACAGTTCCACCTGGAACAGCTGAAGGCGGCCGAGTTCCGGGCTCGCCAGCAAGCCCACCAGCGATTCCAGATGGAACAAGGCCAGTGGCAGCAGCCGCCACCGATGGGCGTTGGTCCGGGTGTGCCTCCTCCGCCAGGTGGCATTCCGGCCGCACAACAGCAGCAACCCCAAGGACCACCGGGACAGGGTCCAATGCCGACCCCCGGAACTA ACCCTCAGCAGCAGCCACCAGTGCCGTCTACCGGTGGACACCCTGGACCGGTTCCACCGAACATCTCGGCACCAGCCCAGCAGCCGCAACTGCAGCCACCCAGCAGCAACGGAGTTATCTCTGCTCCTCCTACTTCGATGCCTGTCGACGCTGGTACTACGCCGCCAAATAGCGTTATGCCCCCGACGGCAGCCCCGGCCCAACCTGGAATACCCCCGGCGGTgctacagcagcagcagcctccCCAGTCCCAGCAGCTAGCAGCGGCACaaccagcaccagcagcagcacaggCCGCTCCCGGAGGCGTTCCACCGTCCAGCGTCGGGGGACCACCCGGGCCTATGCCGCCGCAGGCACCTTCTTCGTAA